Proteins encoded together in one Telopea speciosissima isolate NSW1024214 ecotype Mountain lineage chromosome 4, Tspe_v1, whole genome shotgun sequence window:
- the LOC122657585 gene encoding psbP domain-containing protein 3, chloroplastic, with protein MASIPSLFSDSALYRVGDSTLLRRNRKGICKCGNKFVLCSRKSETEQKQSLQLHGPGTKRRQALLQIIFGAFSFPSIAVGSVSADTDVKEDFRIYSDDTNKFKISIPQDWQVGAGKGDGIRSLTAFYPEETSSSNVSILITGLGADFTRLESFGKVDAFAENLVSGLDRSWQRPPGLAAKLIDSKASNGLYYIEYSLQNPGESCRHIFSAIGMASNGWYNRLYTVTGQYVEEESEKYRSRIEKSVLSFRFI; from the exons ATGGCGTCCATTCCATCACTGTTTTCCGACTCGGCACTATATCGAGTCGGCGATTCCACACTTCTCCGACGTAACAGAAAAG GCATTTGTAAATGCGGAAATAAGTTCGTTCTCTGTTCCAGGAAAAGTGAAACGGAACAAAAACAAAg CTTGCAACTCCATGGACCGGGAACTAAAAGGAGACAGGCGTTGTTGCAGATCATCTTTGGtgcattttcttttccatccatTGCTGTTGGTAGTGTTTCGGCTGATACAG ATGTAAAAGAGGATTTCCGTATTTACTCGGATGATACCAATAAGTTCAAGATATCGATTCCACAAG ACTGGCAAGTTGGTGCAGGAAAGGGTGATGGAATCAGATCACTAACTGCTTTTTACCCTGAGGAGACCTCTAGTTCTAATG TCAGCATTTTAATCACGGGGCTTGGTGCGGATTTTACCAGATTAGAATCGTTTGGCAAAGTTGATGCTTTCGCTGAGAATCTG GTCTCTGGATTGGACAGAAGCTGGCAGAGGCCTCCTGGCTTGGCAGCAAAACTCATTGACTCTAAGGCTTCAAATG GCCTATATTACATCGAGTATTCCCTGCAAAATCCTGGAGAAAGTTGCAGGCACATATTTTCTGCCATTGGGATGGCATCAAATGGTTGGTACAACAGATTATATACTGTAACAGGGCAG TATGTAGAAGAAGAGTCAGAAAAATACCGATCCAGAATTGAGAAG TCTGTGTTGTCCTTCAGGTTCATCTGA
- the LOC122657804 gene encoding trafficking protein particle complex subunit 11-like isoform X1 translates to MEDYAEEFRTPPVTLISLVGCPELHPTISTYLHSEQPPINTLALPDFSKISVLGRTHKETADSGQPGGILKRDWLLKHRIKVPAVVATLFSSDQVAGDPAQWLQVCTDLENLKIVLRGRNIKLVVVVVQSTDKDEVTEDRMIALRKRAEVDSKYHLIFIQNDASELKQSLKRLGSALAELANIYYRDEGRRIKTRIEKKNFNFIELNIRYCFKVAVYAEFRRDWVEALRFYEDAYRALREMVGTSTRLPAIQRLVEIKTVVELLHFKISTLLLHGGKVIEAVMWFRQHIASYKTLVGAPEVVFLHWDWMSRQYLVFAELLETSAATIPGNASLILGTSEKPSTEWEFHPAYYYELAAHYMREKRCCLEVALSASETSKRIESSSESVIQSVFVGQFARLLEQGEAFVMQILTDAEYVQYALAEGKRFQDSYEIIALLKKSFESYDNLNARRMASYCGNQMAREYFTLGEFGNAKNLFDGVVSLYRQEGWITLLWEVLGYLRECSRRLGSVKDFIEFSLEMAALPISSAAESSRCKGEYGPAGPPAFPQREMIHREVFGLVKGEPISTSEEGNCILAITNDEPLHLEIDLISPLRVVLLASVAFHEQVVKPGASISLTLSLLSQLPHSVEIDQLEIQFNQSECNFTIASASKETEVASSVGETVTRLKTAPNLSLVTNKWLRLTFDVISEQSGKLECLSVIAKLGPHLTICCRAESPASMDDLPLWKFEDLVQTFPTKDPALAFSGQKVVQVEEPDPQVDLVLGATGPALVGERFLVPVTVTSKGHAIYSGELKINLVDASGGGLVSPRETEPFSMDSHHVELLGISEPDGEGESQAGMDNIKKVQQSFGLLPIPFIQLGDSWCCKLEIKWNRPKPIMLYVSLGYLPNSEAGAQKVHVHKSIQIEGKTAVVMGHRFMLPYRRHPLLLSKIKLAPDSDHSQSLALNETSILIVSAKNCSDVTLQLMSMSIEMDDDEIGRSCTVQQGGDIPLDNAFLVPGEEFRQVFSVIPELNFPTLAMGTVSLRWSRKFGFEEQSRSSVTATEVLTRHRLPDVNVEMVPLIVSLECPPQAILGSPFTCYVRIRNQTELLQEVKYSLADSQSFVLSGFHNDTIFVLPKSEHILGYKVVPLVSGSQQLPRVTVTSVRYSAELQPSFSASTIFVFPCKPQFMMDDVGSKSLEPIAT, encoded by the exons ATGGAAGATTACGCCGAAGAGTTCCGCACTCCACCAGTCACTCTGATTTCTTTGGTAGGATGTCCGGAGCTCCATCCAACAATCTCAACTTATCTTCACTCAGAGCAGCCCCCTATCAATACTCTGGCGTTGCCGGATTTCTCGAAGATCTCGGTATTGGGGAGGACGCATAAGGAAACTGCAGATTCTGGTCAGCCCGGTGGGATTTTGAAGAGAGATTGGTTATTGAAGCATCGAATCAAGGTTCCAGCGGTTGTTGCTACTTTGTTTAGTTCCGATCAGGTCGCTGGCGATCCTGCACAGTGGCTACAGGTCTGCACCGATCTTGAAAACCTAAA AATTGTGCTTCGTGGAAGGAACATTAAATTGGTTGTGGTGGTTGTTCAGTCAACTGATAAGG ATGAAGTCACTGAAGACCGTATGATTGCCCTGCGAAAGCGTGCTGAAGTTGATTCCAAGTATCATCTTATCTTCATCCAGAATGATGCATCAGAACTAAAACAATCACTTAAAAG GTTGGGCAGCGCACTTGCTGAACTAGCAAATATATATTACAGGGATGAAGGTCGAAGGATTAAAACTCGTATTGAGAAGAAGAACTTCAACTTTATTGAGTTGAATATCCGCTATTGCTTTAAG GTTGCTGTATATGCAGAATTTCGGAGAGACTGGGTTGAAGCTTTGAGGTTTTATGAAGATGCATACCGTGCTCTACGTGAG ATGGTTGGGACATCAACAAGGTTGCCAGCAATTCAACGCCTGGTCGAGATAAAAACAGTTGTAGAGCTATTGCACTTTAAGATATCAACCTTGTTGTTGCATGGTGGGAAGGTCATAGAAGCAGTTATGTGGTTCCGACAACACATTGCATCTTATAAAACTCTTGTGGGAGCACCAGAAGTTGTTTTCCTTCACTGGGACTGGATGAGCCGGCAGTATTTGGTCTTTGCTGAGTTACTGGAGACAAGTGCTGCAACCATCCCAGGCAATGCTTCTCTTATCTTAGGCACATCAGAGAAACCTTCGACTGAGTGGGAATTCCACCCAGCTTACTATTATGAG TTAGCAGCTCACTATATGAGGGAGAAGAGATGTTGCTTGGAAGTTGCTTTGTCTGCATCAGAAACCTCAAAAAGGATTGAGAGTAGCTCTGAATCTGTGATACAATCAGTTTTTGTGGGCCAATTTGCTAGGCTACTGGAGCAAGGGGAAGCATTTGTGATGCAAAT CCTTACTGATGCAGAGTACGTTCAGTATGCTCTTGCAGAAGGGAAGAGGTTTCAGGATTCTTATGAAATTATTGCTCTGCTCAAGAAGTCTTTTGAATCATATGATAACCTTAATGCCCGAAGGATGGCCTCTTACTGCGGGAATCAGATGGCCAGAGAATACTTTACTCTTGGTGAATTTGGTAATGCAAAGAACCTTTTTGATGGCGTTGTTAGTCTGTACAGGCAGGAGGGTTGGATTACATTGCTTTGGGAAGTCTTGGGTTACTTGCGTGAGTGCTCCAGGAGACTAGGTTCAGTAAAAGATTTCATTGAGTTCTCTCTTGAAATGGCTGCTTTGCCTATATCATCTGCTGCTGAGTCCTCCAGGTGTAAAGGAGAATATGGGCCAGCTGGGCCCCCTGCTTTTCCTCAGAGAGAGATGATACACAGAGAAGTTTTTGGGCTCGTGAAAGGGGAACCCATTTCGACATCAGAGGAAGGCAATTGTATCCTTGCCATAACCAATGATGAACCCCTCCATCTGGAGATTGATCTCATCAGCCCTTTAAGGGTAGTACTTCTTGCTTCAGTAGCTTTCCATGAGCAGGTGGTTAAACCTGGTGCATCTATCTCACTTACACTGTCACTTTTATCACAATTGCCCCATTCTGTTGAGATTGATCAGTTAGAAATCCAATTCAATCAGTCAGAATGTAATTTCACCATTGCCAGTGCTTCCAAAGAAACCGAGGTAGCAAGTTCTGTTGGGGAGACAGTTACTCGCTTAAAGACTGCACCAAATCTAAGTCTGGTTACAAACAAATGGCTACGGTTGACATTTGACGTCATATCAG AACAAAGCGGGAAGCTTGAATGCCTCTCAGTGATTGCAAAATTGGGACCCCACTTGACAATCTGTTGTCGAGCCGAGAGCCCTGCTTCAATGGATGATTTGCCACTTTGGAAGTTTGAGGATCTTGTACAGACCTTTCCAACAAAGGATCCTGCCCTTGCATTCTCTGGGCAGAAGGTTGTACAAGTTGAAGAGCCAGACCCACAAGTTGATCTTGTTCTAGGTGCTACCGGCCCTGCATTAGTTGGGGAACGCTTTTTGGTTCCTGTGACTGTGACCTCCAAGGGCCATGCCATCTATTCTGGTGAGTTAAAGATTAATCTGGTGGATGCTAGTGGAGGTGGTTTGGTTAGTCCAAGGGAAACAGAACCATTTTCAATGGACAGTCACCATGTTGAGCTCCTTGGCATCTCTGAACCAGATGGCGAAGGTGAATCTCAAGCAGGTATGGATAATATCAAGAAGGTCCAGCAGTCTTTTGGATTGTTACCCATTCCTTTCATACAACTGGGAGACTCCTGGTGTTGCAAACTAGAAATCAAATGGAACAGACCCAAACCTATCATGCTCTATGTTTCACTGGGTTACCTCCCAAATAGTGAAGCTGGGGCACAGAAAGTTCATGTGCACAAAAGCATTCAAATTGAAGGGAAAACTGCTGTAGTGATGGGCCATCGTTTTATGCTGCCATACAGGCGGCACCCGTTGTTGCTCTCAAAGATCAAGTTAGCACCTGATTCTGATCATTCACAATCACTGGCTCTGAATGAAACCAGTATTCTCATTGTCAGTGCTAAGAATTGCAGTGATGTTACTTTGCAATTGATGTCCATGTCCATTGAAATGGACGATGATGAGATTGGACGCTCATGCACAGTGCAGCAGGGAGGTGATATTCCACTGGATAATGCATTTCTTGTGCCAGGGGAAGAGTTCAGACAAGTTTTCTCCGTCATACCTGAGTTAAATTTTCCAACACTTGCCATGGGTACAGTGTCTCTGAGATGGAGTAGGAAGTTTGGGTTTGAAGAGCAATCTCGTTCCAGTGTTACAGCAACTGAGGTTTTAACCAGACACAGGCTCCCTGATGTAAATGTGGAGATGGTGCCTTTAATTGTGAGCTTGGAATGCCCTCCCCAGGCCATCCTTGGATCTCCCTTCACATGCTATGTGAGAATTCGGAACCAGACAGAGTTGCTTCAAGAGGTCAAATACTCACTGGCGGACTCTCAGAGCTTTGTGTTGTCTGGGTTTCACAATGACACAATTTTTGTTCTGCCCAAGTCTGAGCATATTCTTGGTTACAAGGTTGTGCCCTTGGTATCTGGTTCGCAACAGCTACCCCGGGTTACAGTAACCTCAGTGAGATACTCCGCTGAACTTCAACCATCGTTCTCTGCGTCCACCATTTTTGTCTTCCCCTGCAAGCCTCAATTTATGATGGATGATGTGGGGTCAAAGTCACTAGAACCCATTGCTACTTGA
- the LOC122657804 gene encoding trafficking protein particle complex subunit 11-like isoform X2, whose translation MIALRKRAEVDSKYHLIFIQNDASELKQSLKRLGSALAELANIYYRDEGRRIKTRIEKKNFNFIELNIRYCFKVAVYAEFRRDWVEALRFYEDAYRALREMVGTSTRLPAIQRLVEIKTVVELLHFKISTLLLHGGKVIEAVMWFRQHIASYKTLVGAPEVVFLHWDWMSRQYLVFAELLETSAATIPGNASLILGTSEKPSTEWEFHPAYYYELAAHYMREKRCCLEVALSASETSKRIESSSESVIQSVFVGQFARLLEQGEAFVMQILTDAEYVQYALAEGKRFQDSYEIIALLKKSFESYDNLNARRMASYCGNQMAREYFTLGEFGNAKNLFDGVVSLYRQEGWITLLWEVLGYLRECSRRLGSVKDFIEFSLEMAALPISSAAESSRCKGEYGPAGPPAFPQREMIHREVFGLVKGEPISTSEEGNCILAITNDEPLHLEIDLISPLRVVLLASVAFHEQVVKPGASISLTLSLLSQLPHSVEIDQLEIQFNQSECNFTIASASKETEVASSVGETVTRLKTAPNLSLVTNKWLRLTFDVISEQSGKLECLSVIAKLGPHLTICCRAESPASMDDLPLWKFEDLVQTFPTKDPALAFSGQKVVQVEEPDPQVDLVLGATGPALVGERFLVPVTVTSKGHAIYSGELKINLVDASGGGLVSPRETEPFSMDSHHVELLGISEPDGEGESQAGMDNIKKVQQSFGLLPIPFIQLGDSWCCKLEIKWNRPKPIMLYVSLGYLPNSEAGAQKVHVHKSIQIEGKTAVVMGHRFMLPYRRHPLLLSKIKLAPDSDHSQSLALNETSILIVSAKNCSDVTLQLMSMSIEMDDDEIGRSCTVQQGGDIPLDNAFLVPGEEFRQVFSVIPELNFPTLAMGTVSLRWSRKFGFEEQSRSSVTATEVLTRHRLPDVNVEMVPLIVSLECPPQAILGSPFTCYVRIRNQTELLQEVKYSLADSQSFVLSGFHNDTIFVLPKSEHILGYKVVPLVSGSQQLPRVTVTSVRYSAELQPSFSASTIFVFPCKPQFMMDDVGSKSLEPIAT comes from the exons ATGATTGCCCTGCGAAAGCGTGCTGAAGTTGATTCCAAGTATCATCTTATCTTCATCCAGAATGATGCATCAGAACTAAAACAATCACTTAAAAG GTTGGGCAGCGCACTTGCTGAACTAGCAAATATATATTACAGGGATGAAGGTCGAAGGATTAAAACTCGTATTGAGAAGAAGAACTTCAACTTTATTGAGTTGAATATCCGCTATTGCTTTAAG GTTGCTGTATATGCAGAATTTCGGAGAGACTGGGTTGAAGCTTTGAGGTTTTATGAAGATGCATACCGTGCTCTACGTGAG ATGGTTGGGACATCAACAAGGTTGCCAGCAATTCAACGCCTGGTCGAGATAAAAACAGTTGTAGAGCTATTGCACTTTAAGATATCAACCTTGTTGTTGCATGGTGGGAAGGTCATAGAAGCAGTTATGTGGTTCCGACAACACATTGCATCTTATAAAACTCTTGTGGGAGCACCAGAAGTTGTTTTCCTTCACTGGGACTGGATGAGCCGGCAGTATTTGGTCTTTGCTGAGTTACTGGAGACAAGTGCTGCAACCATCCCAGGCAATGCTTCTCTTATCTTAGGCACATCAGAGAAACCTTCGACTGAGTGGGAATTCCACCCAGCTTACTATTATGAG TTAGCAGCTCACTATATGAGGGAGAAGAGATGTTGCTTGGAAGTTGCTTTGTCTGCATCAGAAACCTCAAAAAGGATTGAGAGTAGCTCTGAATCTGTGATACAATCAGTTTTTGTGGGCCAATTTGCTAGGCTACTGGAGCAAGGGGAAGCATTTGTGATGCAAAT CCTTACTGATGCAGAGTACGTTCAGTATGCTCTTGCAGAAGGGAAGAGGTTTCAGGATTCTTATGAAATTATTGCTCTGCTCAAGAAGTCTTTTGAATCATATGATAACCTTAATGCCCGAAGGATGGCCTCTTACTGCGGGAATCAGATGGCCAGAGAATACTTTACTCTTGGTGAATTTGGTAATGCAAAGAACCTTTTTGATGGCGTTGTTAGTCTGTACAGGCAGGAGGGTTGGATTACATTGCTTTGGGAAGTCTTGGGTTACTTGCGTGAGTGCTCCAGGAGACTAGGTTCAGTAAAAGATTTCATTGAGTTCTCTCTTGAAATGGCTGCTTTGCCTATATCATCTGCTGCTGAGTCCTCCAGGTGTAAAGGAGAATATGGGCCAGCTGGGCCCCCTGCTTTTCCTCAGAGAGAGATGATACACAGAGAAGTTTTTGGGCTCGTGAAAGGGGAACCCATTTCGACATCAGAGGAAGGCAATTGTATCCTTGCCATAACCAATGATGAACCCCTCCATCTGGAGATTGATCTCATCAGCCCTTTAAGGGTAGTACTTCTTGCTTCAGTAGCTTTCCATGAGCAGGTGGTTAAACCTGGTGCATCTATCTCACTTACACTGTCACTTTTATCACAATTGCCCCATTCTGTTGAGATTGATCAGTTAGAAATCCAATTCAATCAGTCAGAATGTAATTTCACCATTGCCAGTGCTTCCAAAGAAACCGAGGTAGCAAGTTCTGTTGGGGAGACAGTTACTCGCTTAAAGACTGCACCAAATCTAAGTCTGGTTACAAACAAATGGCTACGGTTGACATTTGACGTCATATCAG AACAAAGCGGGAAGCTTGAATGCCTCTCAGTGATTGCAAAATTGGGACCCCACTTGACAATCTGTTGTCGAGCCGAGAGCCCTGCTTCAATGGATGATTTGCCACTTTGGAAGTTTGAGGATCTTGTACAGACCTTTCCAACAAAGGATCCTGCCCTTGCATTCTCTGGGCAGAAGGTTGTACAAGTTGAAGAGCCAGACCCACAAGTTGATCTTGTTCTAGGTGCTACCGGCCCTGCATTAGTTGGGGAACGCTTTTTGGTTCCTGTGACTGTGACCTCCAAGGGCCATGCCATCTATTCTGGTGAGTTAAAGATTAATCTGGTGGATGCTAGTGGAGGTGGTTTGGTTAGTCCAAGGGAAACAGAACCATTTTCAATGGACAGTCACCATGTTGAGCTCCTTGGCATCTCTGAACCAGATGGCGAAGGTGAATCTCAAGCAGGTATGGATAATATCAAGAAGGTCCAGCAGTCTTTTGGATTGTTACCCATTCCTTTCATACAACTGGGAGACTCCTGGTGTTGCAAACTAGAAATCAAATGGAACAGACCCAAACCTATCATGCTCTATGTTTCACTGGGTTACCTCCCAAATAGTGAAGCTGGGGCACAGAAAGTTCATGTGCACAAAAGCATTCAAATTGAAGGGAAAACTGCTGTAGTGATGGGCCATCGTTTTATGCTGCCATACAGGCGGCACCCGTTGTTGCTCTCAAAGATCAAGTTAGCACCTGATTCTGATCATTCACAATCACTGGCTCTGAATGAAACCAGTATTCTCATTGTCAGTGCTAAGAATTGCAGTGATGTTACTTTGCAATTGATGTCCATGTCCATTGAAATGGACGATGATGAGATTGGACGCTCATGCACAGTGCAGCAGGGAGGTGATATTCCACTGGATAATGCATTTCTTGTGCCAGGGGAAGAGTTCAGACAAGTTTTCTCCGTCATACCTGAGTTAAATTTTCCAACACTTGCCATGGGTACAGTGTCTCTGAGATGGAGTAGGAAGTTTGGGTTTGAAGAGCAATCTCGTTCCAGTGTTACAGCAACTGAGGTTTTAACCAGACACAGGCTCCCTGATGTAAATGTGGAGATGGTGCCTTTAATTGTGAGCTTGGAATGCCCTCCCCAGGCCATCCTTGGATCTCCCTTCACATGCTATGTGAGAATTCGGAACCAGACAGAGTTGCTTCAAGAGGTCAAATACTCACTGGCGGACTCTCAGAGCTTTGTGTTGTCTGGGTTTCACAATGACACAATTTTTGTTCTGCCCAAGTCTGAGCATATTCTTGGTTACAAGGTTGTGCCCTTGGTATCTGGTTCGCAACAGCTACCCCGGGTTACAGTAACCTCAGTGAGATACTCCGCTGAACTTCAACCATCGTTCTCTGCGTCCACCATTTTTGTCTTCCCCTGCAAGCCTCAATTTATGATGGATGATGTGGGGTCAAAGTCACTAGAACCCATTGCTACTTGA